One window of Mesorhizobium sp. WSM4904 genomic DNA carries:
- a CDS encoding DUF1127 domain-containing protein, whose product MNDIFASAPHQAVCTRKAARPDASSRRYSLETLRSAIASWREQTHFRWELKRISRDNPHLIDDIGLTRRQVEEEIAKLPFWQR is encoded by the coding sequence ATGAACGACATTTTTGCCTCGGCGCCGCATCAGGCGGTGTGCACGCGCAAGGCCGCGAGGCCGGACGCGTCGTCTCGGCGCTACAGTCTCGAGACCCTGCGAAGCGCCATCGCGAGTTGGCGCGAACAGACGCACTTCCGCTGGGAACTCAAGCGCATATCGAGGGACAATCCGCATCTGATCGACGACATCGGTTTGACGCGACGGCAGGTCGAAGAAGAGATCGCCAAGCTGCCCTTCTGGCAACGATAG
- a CDS encoding Bax inhibitor-1/YccA family protein, whose amino-acid sequence MNSPNLGYRMGTGVQAGAVYDEGLRRHMLRVYNYMGLGLVVTGLVAFAVASTPALYVPIFSSPLKWVVMLAPLAFVMIFSFKMQTMSAAGAQAMFWAFCAVMGLSLASVFLVFTGTSIARTFFIAATMFGATSLYGYTTRRDLTQFSSFLIMGLIGVVIASLVNLFLGSTALQFAISVIGIAVFIGLTAWDTQTIKEQYAENFDAESQQKLAVFGAFSLYLNFINIFQLLLNFTGERE is encoded by the coding sequence ATGAACAGCCCTAATCTCGGCTATCGAATGGGCACCGGCGTCCAGGCCGGTGCTGTCTATGACGAGGGCCTGCGCCGCCACATGCTGCGCGTCTACAACTATATGGGCCTTGGCCTCGTCGTCACCGGCCTCGTCGCTTTCGCCGTGGCCTCGACGCCGGCGCTCTATGTGCCGATCTTCTCCAGCCCGCTGAAATGGGTGGTGATGCTGGCGCCGCTCGCCTTCGTCATGATCTTCTCGTTCAAGATGCAGACGATGTCGGCGGCTGGCGCGCAGGCGATGTTCTGGGCCTTCTGCGCCGTGATGGGCCTGTCGCTCGCCTCGGTATTCCTGGTCTTCACCGGTACCAGCATCGCGCGCACCTTCTTCATCGCCGCGACGATGTTCGGCGCCACCAGCCTCTATGGCTACACGACCAGACGCGACCTGACGCAGTTCTCGTCCTTCCTGATCATGGGCCTGATCGGCGTGGTGATCGCAAGCCTCGTCAACCTGTTCCTCGGCTCGACCGCGCTGCAGTTCGCCATCTCGGTGATCGGCATCGCCGTCTTCATCGGTCTGACCGCCTGGGACACACAGACGATCAAGGAGCAGTATGCCGAGAATTTCGACGCGGAATCGCAGCAGAAGCTCGCCGTCTTCGGCGCCTTCTCGCTCTATCTGAACTTCATCAACATCTTCCAGCTGCTGCTGAATTTCACCGGCGAGCGTGAGTAG
- a CDS encoding DUF3658 domain-containing protein: protein MTKLEKPVVHVVFNMSAAGSLRQALADMGVKEKVIVGLPDDLSFGPVDPPAFDIRARWVEDMLGFDSWQDLEQRSDLFWKRATGRGIAPVAWVCRRNAMEFAGFLEFVSRVGAHPFRVVDITEVEFAPDRSESTSWRTISFGVVPSHSIVRTRLLERQTTLSGQELQAYRDLWKRLRAENAPFRVVSDHGLQSAPITYFDKAIVTHVTNDWRKCSYVVANCLGALWDDGTYCGDLVLWSRVRALADEGVFEMEGDGVRMRNSSVRLASRAV from the coding sequence ATGACAAAGCTTGAAAAACCTGTCGTGCACGTGGTCTTCAACATGTCGGCGGCAGGCAGCCTCAGGCAGGCATTGGCTGACATGGGTGTCAAAGAAAAGGTCATCGTCGGCCTACCGGACGACCTAAGCTTTGGACCTGTCGACCCGCCAGCGTTCGATATTCGGGCCCGATGGGTGGAAGACATGCTTGGGTTCGACAGTTGGCAGGATCTCGAGCAACGTTCCGATCTTTTCTGGAAACGGGCAACGGGCAGGGGCATCGCCCCAGTCGCATGGGTATGCCGGCGAAACGCAATGGAATTTGCCGGTTTCCTGGAATTCGTTTCCCGGGTCGGCGCTCATCCGTTCCGAGTGGTCGACATAACCGAGGTCGAATTCGCTCCCGATCGTTCGGAGTCGACATCCTGGCGGACAATATCGTTCGGGGTTGTGCCATCACATAGCATTGTCAGAACACGGCTCTTGGAACGTCAGACGACGTTGTCCGGACAGGAGTTGCAGGCTTATCGCGACTTATGGAAAAGGCTTCGTGCCGAGAACGCACCTTTTCGCGTCGTTTCCGACCACGGTCTTCAGTCAGCGCCGATCACATATTTCGACAAAGCCATCGTGACGCATGTGACAAATGATTGGCGCAAGTGCAGTTACGTCGTCGCCAATTGCCTTGGTGCACTCTGGGACGATGGCACTTACTGCGGCGATCTCGTCCTCTGGTCGCGGGTCCGGGCGCTTGCGGATGAAGGCGTGTTTGAAATGGAGGGTGACGGCGTGCGGATGCGCAACAGCTCCGTGCGGCTGGCGAGCAGGGCTGTGTGA
- a CDS encoding anti-sigma factor, with the protein MTAIVDLVTDADLDAYVDDQLDVARRIEVEAFLSARPEVAARVMSDLRTRDELRVALAGPGATARPATTEAARRLERALARGRVFSVLQRAAAAAVLVAAGWLANGVFGPIAVTKVVASTQPPAYVEEAVSAHRTTLVRETMPSQAEAPSYNADEIRAATAIVMPSLPDDWKIRDVQIYPSRFGPSVEMAVETKDLGLVSLFAIRPGTFDVVKPTVAPSGDISSAYFQIGEVAYAVVGRGDAGDLDRAAERLARTLY; encoded by the coding sequence ATGACCGCTATCGTCGATCTCGTGACCGATGCCGATCTCGACGCCTATGTCGACGATCAGCTCGACGTCGCCCGCCGCATCGAGGTGGAAGCCTTTCTTTCAGCACGCCCGGAAGTGGCAGCGCGCGTGATGTCCGATCTCAGAACGCGCGATGAACTGCGTGTCGCGCTGGCCGGGCCAGGCGCAACCGCACGCCCGGCGACGACCGAAGCGGCGCGGCGGCTGGAGAGGGCGCTTGCCAGGGGGCGCGTCTTTTCCGTGCTGCAGCGGGCCGCGGCGGCGGCTGTGCTGGTGGCGGCAGGGTGGCTCGCGAATGGGGTCTTCGGGCCGATCGCCGTCACCAAGGTCGTCGCCTCGACGCAGCCGCCCGCCTATGTCGAAGAAGCGGTGAGCGCACACCGGACGACGCTGGTGCGCGAGACGATGCCGTCGCAGGCGGAAGCGCCCAGCTACAATGCCGACGAAATCCGCGCCGCGACCGCGATCGTCATGCCTTCACTGCCCGATGATTGGAAGATCCGCGATGTCCAGATCTATCCGTCGCGGTTCGGGCCGAGCGTTGAGATGGCTGTCGAAACGAAGGATCTTGGGCTGGTGTCGCTGTTCGCGATCAGGCCCGGCACCTTCGACGTGGTGAAGCCGACCGTCGCGCCCTCGGGCGACATCTCGTCCGCCTATTTCCAGATCGGCGAGGTTGCTTACGCCGTGGTCGGACGCGGCGATGCGGGCGATCTCGATCGCGCCGCCGAAAGGCTGGCCCGGACGCTCTACTGA
- a CDS encoding methyltransferase domain-containing protein yields the protein MLRLLQISRSERLQRTASSSPRKPRQALPRREFDFTCQTARALPYEHFARRHLACVQHEPNCITYAMAVGISERISTFVEALPLKPGLRVLEIGCGPGVAARAVAGRIGDGFILAIDRSEKAIRLARAGSADGIASGRLEFRQAAIEDFTLLPGDTLFDIAFAMRVGALDGRHPETGWAALTRIKAALKPHGRFFIDGGDPLKEIDLSVA from the coding sequence ATGTTGCGTCTCCTTCAAATCAGTCGGTCGGAACGTCTACAACGAACCGCGTCGAGCAGTCCACGAAAGCCGCGCCAGGCTCTTCCGCGTCGAGAATTCGACTTCACCTGCCAAACTGCCCGAGCCCTGCCCTACGAGCATTTCGCTCGGCGCCATCTCGCTTGCGTGCAGCACGAACCGAATTGCATAACTTATGCCATGGCAGTCGGAATCTCCGAGCGGATCTCCACTTTCGTCGAAGCCCTTCCGTTGAAACCGGGACTGCGGGTCCTGGAGATCGGATGCGGCCCCGGCGTTGCCGCTCGCGCTGTCGCTGGCCGTATCGGCGACGGCTTCATTCTGGCTATCGATCGCTCGGAAAAGGCAATTCGATTGGCGCGCGCGGGATCGGCAGATGGGATCGCTTCGGGCCGCCTTGAGTTCAGGCAGGCAGCGATCGAGGACTTCACATTGCTGCCAGGCGACACCCTCTTCGATATCGCCTTTGCCATGCGGGTCGGCGCGCTCGACGGGCGTCACCCCGAGACTGGCTGGGCGGCGCTGACCCGCATCAAGGCGGCCCTGAAGCCGCATGGCCGGTTCTTCATCGACGGCGGCGATCCATTGAAGGAGATCGATTTGTCCGTGGCGTAG
- a CDS encoding amino acid aminotransferase, whose protein sequence is MFETLQPAPADKILALIGLYRADTRPGKVDLGVGVYKDRDGRTPVMHAVREAEKRLLASQDTKTYLGLAGDTGFNAAMIKLAFGDKADLSRIRAAQAPGGSGALRLVAELLQRTRPGATVWLSDPTWPNHPPVMRAAGLQVRDYPYFDAASGAVRFDDMLAALKTASSGDVVLLHGCCHNPTGANLDAAQWAKVADVLLERGLLPFVDIAYQGFGEGLDSDAAGLRLLAGKVPEMVVASSCSKNFAVYRDRVGAAMIMAKDGAQADVAMSQMLAAARALYSMPPDHGAAAVRMVLEDAALRKDWETELEEMRLRMLRLRVAFAEALRRQSNSDRFDFVASHRGMFSRLGLTEAQVERLRTEHAVYMVGDSRINVAGLPEDGMDDLAKAIVSVLD, encoded by the coding sequence ATGTTCGAAACCTTGCAGCCCGCGCCCGCCGACAAGATCCTTGCCTTGATCGGCCTCTATCGCGCCGATACGCGCCCCGGCAAAGTCGACCTTGGCGTCGGCGTCTATAAGGACCGCGACGGCAGGACGCCGGTGATGCACGCCGTGCGCGAGGCCGAGAAGCGGCTGCTCGCGAGCCAGGACACCAAAACCTATCTCGGCCTTGCCGGCGATACCGGCTTCAACGCCGCGATGATCAAGCTTGCCTTCGGCGACAAAGCCGACCTTTCGCGCATCCGCGCCGCGCAGGCGCCGGGCGGGTCAGGCGCGCTCCGGCTGGTGGCCGAGCTTCTGCAGCGGACCCGTCCCGGCGCGACGGTGTGGCTCTCCGACCCGACGTGGCCGAACCACCCGCCGGTGATGCGTGCGGCCGGCCTGCAGGTGCGCGACTATCCCTATTTCGACGCCGCTTCCGGCGCCGTTCGCTTCGACGACATGCTGGCGGCGCTCAAGACCGCCAGTAGCGGCGATGTCGTGCTGCTGCACGGCTGCTGCCACAACCCGACCGGCGCCAACCTCGATGCCGCCCAGTGGGCCAAGGTCGCCGACGTCCTGCTGGAGCGCGGCCTGCTGCCCTTCGTCGACATCGCTTATCAGGGCTTTGGCGAGGGCCTCGATTCCGATGCAGCCGGGCTGCGGCTGCTTGCCGGCAAGGTTCCAGAGATGGTGGTCGCCTCGAGCTGCTCGAAGAACTTTGCCGTCTACCGCGACCGCGTCGGCGCCGCGATGATCATGGCCAAGGACGGCGCGCAGGCGGACGTGGCGATGAGCCAGATGCTGGCGGCGGCGCGCGCGCTCTATTCGATGCCGCCGGACCATGGCGCGGCAGCGGTGCGCATGGTGCTCGAAGACGCCGCCCTGAGGAAGGATTGGGAGACGGAGCTCGAAGAGATGCGGCTGCGCATGCTGAGACTTCGCGTCGCCTTCGCCGAGGCGTTGCGCCGGCAGTCCAATTCCGACCGCTTCGATTTCGTCGCCAGCCATCGCGGCATGTTTTCCCGCCTCGGGCTGACGGAAGCCCAAGTCGAGCGCCTGCGCACCGAGCACGCCGTCTACATGGTGGGCGACAGCCGCATCAACGTGGCCGGCCTGCCGGAAGACGGCATGGATGACCTCGCCAAGGCGATCGTCTCGGTGCTCGACTGA
- a CDS encoding MBL fold metallo-hydrolase translates to MSDRLRLTILGCGSSPGTPRITGDWGNCDPKNPRNRRMRTAALVERIAANGGRTTVVIDTGPDFREQMLLASVRRIDAVVYTHPHADHIHGIDDLRGYVHEQRHRIDIHADEPTMGRLRQAFGYCFETPPGSSYPPIVKPHLIDHARPVVVEGEGGPLALEPLPQIHGDIISLGFRIGGLAYCPDISDFPAATAERLQGLDVLVIDALQYNTHPSHLSLGQALGWIEKLAPKSAVLTHMHVPLDYATVMVETPEHVVPAYDGMTIEIAYESER, encoded by the coding sequence ATGAGCGACCGGCTGCGCCTCACCATTCTCGGCTGCGGCTCGTCGCCCGGTACGCCGCGCATCACCGGTGACTGGGGCAATTGCGACCCCAAGAATCCGAGGAACCGGCGCATGCGCACGGCCGCCCTGGTCGAGCGGATCGCTGCCAATGGCGGACGCACCACGGTCGTCATCGACACCGGACCGGATTTCCGCGAGCAGATGCTGCTGGCCTCGGTCAGGCGTATCGACGCCGTTGTCTATACCCATCCGCATGCCGACCACATCCACGGCATCGACGACCTGCGCGGCTATGTGCACGAGCAGCGGCACCGCATCGACATTCATGCCGACGAGCCGACGATGGGACGGCTGCGGCAGGCGTTCGGCTATTGCTTCGAGACGCCGCCCGGCAGCTCGTATCCGCCGATCGTGAAGCCGCATCTCATCGACCATGCCAGGCCGGTCGTGGTCGAAGGCGAGGGGGGCCCCCTCGCCCTTGAGCCGCTGCCGCAGATCCATGGCGACATCATCTCACTGGGCTTCCGAATCGGCGGGCTAGCCTATTGCCCGGATATCAGCGACTTCCCGGCTGCCACTGCGGAACGGCTGCAAGGCCTTGACGTGCTGGTGATCGACGCGCTGCAGTACAACACGCATCCGAGCCATCTGTCGCTTGGCCAAGCATTGGGCTGGATCGAGAAGCTGGCTCCGAAGAGCGCCGTCTTGACGCATATGCATGTTCCGCTGGATTACGCCACGGTGATGGTCGAGACACCAGAGCATGTGGTACCGGCCTATGACGGCATGACGATAGAAATCGCTTACGAGTCAGAACGATAG
- a CDS encoding agmatinase: MTVSPSFLGFPDRLADGRVPRAVIFGAGHGSTYPGKDSSGYCLAADAIRAASRDDAPLLEHWDFDLGGPLFDGKPVCCVDAGDISTIMHDNAGNRARIGAKTREILALPAVPILLGGDDSVVIPFLGGFVDHGPVWILQIDAHIDWRDEVYGERYGYSSPMRRASEMPHVAGMVQVGLRSVGSARLGEIEAARRYGSRFVTAREIHAEGIEAALRHIPEGARVVVTLDCDGLDPSVMPGVAARTPGGLTYTQAIDLISGLGKRASIAGFDLVELYPPADIDGLSALTAARLLVNVIGAVVRQV; this comes from the coding sequence ATGACTGTCTCGCCTTCCTTTCTCGGCTTTCCCGACCGCCTCGCCGATGGCCGCGTGCCCCGTGCGGTGATCTTCGGAGCCGGTCACGGCAGCACCTATCCCGGCAAGGATAGCAGCGGCTATTGTCTCGCCGCCGATGCCATCCGCGCCGCCAGCCGGGACGACGCCCCTCTCCTGGAACACTGGGATTTCGATCTCGGCGGCCCGCTGTTCGACGGCAAGCCGGTCTGCTGCGTCGATGCCGGCGACATCTCGACCATCATGCATGACAATGCCGGCAACCGTGCGCGGATCGGGGCGAAGACGCGTGAGATCCTGGCGTTGCCGGCCGTGCCGATCCTGCTTGGCGGCGACGATTCCGTGGTCATCCCGTTCCTTGGCGGCTTTGTCGATCACGGGCCGGTCTGGATACTGCAGATCGACGCCCATATCGACTGGCGCGACGAGGTGTATGGCGAGCGCTACGGCTATTCGAGCCCGATGCGCCGGGCGAGCGAGATGCCGCATGTCGCAGGAATGGTCCAGGTCGGCCTGCGCAGCGTCGGCAGCGCACGCCTCGGCGAAATCGAAGCGGCGCGGCGCTATGGCAGCCGCTTCGTGACCGCCCGCGAGATACACGCCGAGGGCATCGAAGCGGCTCTCCGCCATATACCGGAAGGCGCGCGGGTCGTCGTTACCCTCGACTGCGACGGCCTCGATCCCTCCGTCATGCCCGGCGTTGCGGCGCGAACGCCCGGCGGCCTCACCTACACGCAGGCGATCGACCTGATCTCGGGCCTCGGCAAACGGGCCAGCATCGCGGGATTTGACCTTGTCGAGCTCTATCCTCCCGCTGACATCGACGGCCTGTCGGCGCTGACAGCCGCACGGCTTCTCGTCAACGTGATCGGCGCCGTCGTCCGGCAGGTTTGA
- a CDS encoding aldose 1-epimerase family protein, whose translation MEQDSLTLRGDGISATIVGQGAELVSLRDADGTEFLWQAGPAWRRHSPVLFPIVGRLKGDQLRHRGQNYPMTQHGFARDRRFAWAEQGPSSCTLVLTDDAETRGHYPFAFRLAISYNLAPRRLGVTFEITNTGDEPLPASIGAHPAFNWPLLPELPKEAHRLTFADNEPAPIRRLKDGLLLPTPQPTPIEDKALALSERLFDDDAVILDRPASTSVRYAAERGPAIEMSWQGFNELGIWSKPGGAPFLCIEPWHGIASPVDFDGEFVDKPGVMLIEPGAKRTLAYEIVLGREP comes from the coding sequence ATGGAACAGGACAGCCTGACACTTCGCGGTGACGGCATCTCGGCAACTATCGTCGGGCAGGGCGCGGAATTGGTTTCCCTGCGCGATGCCGACGGCACGGAGTTCCTGTGGCAGGCAGGCCCTGCCTGGCGGCGCCATTCTCCGGTCCTGTTTCCGATCGTCGGCCGATTGAAGGGCGATCAACTGCGTCATCGCGGCCAGAACTATCCGATGACGCAGCACGGTTTTGCTCGCGACAGGCGCTTTGCCTGGGCGGAGCAGGGGCCTTCCTCCTGCACGCTGGTCCTGACTGACGACGCTGAAACCCGCGGCCACTACCCATTCGCCTTCCGGCTGGCGATAAGCTACAACCTCGCGCCCCGCCGGCTCGGTGTGACGTTCGAGATCACAAACACAGGCGACGAACCGCTACCGGCCTCGATCGGCGCTCACCCGGCCTTCAACTGGCCGCTGCTGCCGGAACTGCCCAAGGAAGCCCATCGACTGACCTTTGCCGACAATGAGCCCGCGCCGATCCGCCGCCTGAAAGACGGGCTTTTGCTCCCGACGCCGCAGCCAACGCCCATCGAAGACAAGGCGCTGGCGCTTTCCGAACGGCTGTTCGATGACGACGCCGTCATTCTGGACCGGCCGGCCAGCACGAGCGTGCGTTACGCCGCCGAGCGGGGGCCGGCGATCGAAATGTCTTGGCAGGGGTTCAACGAGCTGGGCATCTGGTCCAAGCCCGGCGGCGCGCCGTTCCTGTGCATCGAGCCCTGGCATGGCATTGCAAGCCCGGTCGATTTCGACGGCGAATTCGTCGACAAGCCGGGCGTGATGCTGATCGAGCCAGGCGCGAAGCGCACGCTGGCCTACGAGATCGTCCTCGGCCGGGAACCGTAA
- the mazG gene encoding nucleoside triphosphate pyrophosphohydrolase produces the protein MKPSKDISRLIEIMAALRAPKTGCPWDIEQNFSTIAPYTIEEAYEVADAIARGDLDDLREELGDLLLQVVYHAQMAQEAGEFAFGDVVEAITTKMIRRHPHVFGDEKARSAGMAKGMWEKIKAAEKADKRNARIARGLDPEDHGKGYLDSVPVALPALTRALKLQEKAARVGFDWSEAAPILDKIEEEIGELREALAKGDAAPIKDEFGDMLFAIVNLGRHLKLDPEASLGGTNEKFRSRFHYVEQALEASGRSLEKATLDEMEALWQQAKSER, from the coding sequence ATGAAACCCTCGAAAGACATCTCCCGGCTGATCGAGATCATGGCGGCGCTGAGAGCGCCAAAGACCGGCTGCCCGTGGGACATCGAGCAGAATTTCTCCACCATAGCGCCCTACACGATCGAGGAAGCCTATGAAGTTGCCGACGCCATCGCGCGGGGCGATTTGGACGATCTGCGCGAGGAACTGGGCGACCTTCTGCTGCAGGTCGTCTACCATGCGCAGATGGCGCAAGAGGCCGGCGAATTCGCCTTCGGCGACGTCGTCGAGGCCATCACCACCAAGATGATCCGCCGCCACCCGCATGTCTTCGGCGACGAGAAGGCGCGCAGCGCCGGCATGGCCAAGGGCATGTGGGAGAAGATCAAGGCGGCGGAGAAGGCCGACAAGCGCAATGCCCGCATCGCGCGCGGCCTCGATCCGGAAGATCACGGCAAGGGCTATCTCGACAGCGTGCCGGTTGCGCTCCCTGCCCTAACCCGCGCCCTGAAGCTGCAGGAGAAGGCCGCTCGCGTCGGCTTCGACTGGAGCGAGGCAGCTCCCATCCTCGACAAGATAGAGGAAGAGATCGGCGAATTGCGCGAGGCGCTTGCCAAGGGCGACGCTGCGCCGATCAAGGACGAGTTCGGCGATATGCTGTTTGCCATCGTCAATCTCGGTCGTCACCTCAAGCTCGATCCCGAAGCCTCGCTCGGCGGCACCAATGAGAAATTCCGCTCGCGCTTCCATTATGTGGAGCAGGCTCTGGAGGCTTCCGGCCGTTCGCTGGAGAAAGCGACGCTGGACGAGATGGAAGCGCTTTGGCAGCAGGCCAAAAGCGAAAGATAA
- a CDS encoding sigma-70 family RNA polymerase sigma factor yields MARFDIVGQLGSLRRYARSLTRDSADAEDLVHDALVRAYERRGTFRSGGNLRAWLLAIVHNIFIDRMRARRSEAARIKQAGRLADQSVAAPQDHSVRLSQVRNAFLALPEEQRSALHLVAIEGLSYAEAAEVSGVPLGTLMSRIGRARAALREMEDSASARGKNHLRIVGGES; encoded by the coding sequence ATGGCACGCTTCGATATTGTCGGGCAGTTGGGCTCGCTGCGGCGCTATGCGCGCTCGCTGACGCGAGACAGCGCCGATGCCGAGGATCTGGTCCACGACGCGCTGGTGCGCGCCTATGAGCGGCGCGGCACTTTCCGTTCCGGCGGCAACCTGCGCGCCTGGCTGCTCGCGATCGTGCACAACATCTTCATCGACCGCATGCGCGCGCGCCGGTCGGAAGCAGCGCGCATCAAGCAGGCCGGCCGTCTCGCCGATCAAAGCGTGGCCGCGCCCCAGGACCATTCGGTGCGCCTTTCGCAGGTGAGGAACGCCTTCCTGGCTTTGCCGGAAGAGCAGCGCTCAGCCCTGCATCTCGTGGCCATCGAAGGGCTGAGCTACGCAGAGGCCGCCGAGGTCAGCGGCGTGCCGCTTGGAACCCTGATGTCGCGGATCGGCCGTGCTCGTGCGGCTCTGCGCGAAATGGAAGACAGCGCTTCGGCACGCGGCAAAAACCATTTGAGGATCGTTGGGGGTGAGTCATGA
- a CDS encoding winged helix-turn-helix domain-containing protein, with product MRRMQGSRFAFGPYVLDSAAGTLQRNDIPVSAGYRGIKLLAAFVERPGEILTKTELMDAAWQGTAVEEGNLTVQIAQLRKLLGPAADGSEWIATVPRVGYRFTGAIEQLGGAVRKPLPLPDKPSIAVLPFVNLSNDPEQDSFADGLAEDLTTDLSRISGLFVIARNSAFAYKGKAMDVRDIARELGVRYLLEGSARRAAGRVRINAQLVDAASGEHLWAERFDRSLEDIFTVQDEVTAKIVEALLGRLRAPPPRNRPKNLEAYDLCVRARKLIDDSPQTAREAHLMLTRAVSLDPDYAEAHRWLAMNHWMGWVHWGQPIEPARSIALELAHKAVTIDPNDAGCRWVLANLLAYERRFDEADAEFAKAIELDPNEADTWATMSDIEVLAGRVDESLEHIRKAFRLNPFPPSWYYLTLGQAQYAAGDYEGAVETLRRDETYRTSSRRFLAASLAQLGRLDEARAEVDLFLVSNPHFSTGYWVATEPFRDDATLAHFVDGFRKAGLPE from the coding sequence ATGCGGCGCATGCAGGGATCGCGCTTTGCCTTTGGTCCGTACGTACTTGATTCAGCCGCGGGAACGCTTCAGCGGAACGATATTCCCGTCTCCGCGGGCTATCGCGGGATAAAACTGCTTGCCGCGTTCGTCGAACGCCCTGGCGAAATCCTGACCAAGACCGAGTTGATGGATGCAGCTTGGCAAGGCACGGCCGTCGAGGAAGGCAACCTCACCGTCCAGATCGCGCAGCTCAGGAAACTGCTTGGTCCGGCAGCAGACGGCAGTGAATGGATCGCCACGGTTCCGCGCGTCGGCTACCGCTTCACAGGGGCCATCGAACAGCTCGGCGGCGCGGTGCGAAAGCCCTTGCCGCTGCCCGACAAGCCATCGATCGCCGTGCTGCCCTTCGTCAATCTCAGCAACGATCCCGAGCAGGATTCCTTCGCGGACGGGCTGGCGGAAGACCTCACCACCGACCTCTCCAGGATTTCCGGTCTTTTCGTCATCGCCCGCAATTCTGCCTTTGCCTACAAGGGAAAGGCGATGGACGTGCGCGATATCGCGCGGGAACTTGGCGTGCGCTACCTGCTCGAAGGCAGCGCAAGACGCGCGGCCGGGCGCGTGCGCATCAATGCCCAGCTGGTCGATGCCGCCAGCGGCGAACACCTGTGGGCGGAACGCTTCGATCGCAGCCTGGAAGATATCTTCACCGTCCAGGACGAAGTGACAGCCAAGATCGTGGAGGCATTGCTCGGCAGGCTGCGCGCCCCGCCGCCGCGCAACCGGCCCAAAAATCTCGAAGCCTATGATCTGTGCGTGCGGGCGCGAAAACTGATCGACGATTCGCCGCAAACGGCGCGGGAAGCGCATCTGATGCTGACGCGCGCGGTTTCGCTCGATCCGGACTATGCCGAGGCCCATCGCTGGCTTGCAATGAACCACTGGATGGGATGGGTGCACTGGGGCCAGCCTATCGAGCCCGCGCGCAGCATCGCTCTGGAACTGGCGCACAAAGCCGTGACGATCGATCCCAACGATGCCGGCTGCCGCTGGGTGCTCGCCAACCTGCTGGCCTATGAGCGCCGCTTCGACGAGGCGGACGCGGAGTTCGCGAAGGCGATCGAGCTAGACCCGAACGAAGCCGACACCTGGGCGACAATGTCCGACATCGAGGTGCTGGCCGGGCGGGTCGACGAAAGCCTAGAGCACATTCGCAAGGCGTTCCGGCTGAACCCGTTTCCGCCAAGCTGGTACTATCTGACGCTCGGCCAGGCGCAATATGCCGCCGGCGACTACGAAGGCGCCGTCGAGACGCTGCGCAGGGACGAAACGTACCGGACCAGCTCACGCCGTTTCCTGGCGGCAAGCCTGGCCCAGCTTGGCCGGCTCGACGAGGCGCGCGCGGAGGTCGACCTGTTCCTCGTCAGCAATCCGCATTTCAGTACCGGCTACTGGGTTGCAACGGAACCGTTCCGCGACGACGCAACGCTCGCCCATTTCGTCGACGGCTTCCGCAAGGCCGGTCTTCCGGAGTGA